AACAGACACATCTGGATCATTTGAATGCACTTCAAGTTTTTTCAGACTGACGGTAGGTTTCATTTCCTGAAGTTGCTTTAAGACAAGCTCAGTGCAATTTTTAAGAGTCTTGTCTAAAACAATTTTTACATTATCACTGCACTGAAGCTGTGATGGATTGGCAAACTGTACAAAGGTTTCACTTTCTTTACAAGAACATATATGATTTCCACTAGTCACAGCAGTCTTGTCAACATTTTTTCTTGCATTTGAATGGGATCCTTTTTTATTCCCACTATTTGGATGGTCTTTGTcagtatttttcttctgcttcactGCAGACTCCTCAAGAAACTTCAGAAATGATACTTCGAATCCCATTGGTTTAAATGAGCTCCAGTCAAAAGAGGCAGGATGCTCCTCAGTGGTTTGTATTGCAACAGCGGTTTCTTCTTCCTTGTGCATACTACTGAACTCAACTGCCGGTGCTGGTTCGGCTTTTTCaactttcctctttttattttgggagacatttttttctttattaactcTCTTCAAAttacttgctttttgtttttctgactggCAGGGGTTATCTTCCTGAAAGTCTTTACTAACATTTGAAGAGGTCTGAGCTTGGGTCTCCACACTtgtgttgtcttcatttattaatttggtAATAAATAATTCTGTTAGCTCATCCacttcatctttttcatttttttcaacttcCTTCTGTGGAACTACAGTTGTTCTTGAGTTATCACTGCTCTCTGATATACCCGTGTCAGAATCTTTCACATCACTCTTTTCAACTTCTTGCTCAGAAGTTTCCTTTAATTGTGAGTTGCAACACCGTTTGAAGACAATGAGGAGATTGCGGTGTTGTGATGTAAATGCCTTAGATAATTTATGGCATTTATAGTGTCTAATTATATTGCTTTCACTTGTAACGACTGACGTACACCCCTTTATCATACATGGATACTGGGTGACAAATCTGCTCGTACACTCAGATAAGGCATCATTTCTAGCCTTTATAGAATATACATGCTTCCCACGTTTCAGAGAATAAGGCTTATTTTCTTCAATCTGCACAATCTTTGCAGTcttgttttccaaattattttttttctttcgtttGGTCTTAGGCATTTTGGTTCCTTCCCTTCCAGATCTGTATTTTGTCCCCCGGTGTTTAGACTTTGTCTTATCTTGGTTTGCCTTGCTTGATATGTTTTCCTGACCAGGTGTTAATCTTCTTGGCCGAATCAGATGAGCTTTATGTTTGTCATTATGCTTATTAAAAATGTGTCGGAGGAGATTGGACCGGGTCGCATATATTCGGTCACAGCCTTCACAGTCACACTTGTATATGCCATCTTCCTCAGTTTTACTTCCCCTTGCCCCAATTCCATGATCTGCCTCAAGATGAACAACATAGTTCAAATATGTGGTAAATGAAGATTTACACTCTGACTGATCACATGGAAATTTCCCAACATCCACCGAAGCAGTCATACTTTCAATTTCCTCAGGAGACATCTCGTGAAGTTTCATGTAGTGTTGTATTAGGCCAGTAATTGCTTGGAAAATTCGAGAGCAGTCACTCACCTGACATCGAAATTCTTTCACAGTCTGTTTAGTTTCAATTTCTTCACTGTCTTTACCAGCTTCGCTTTCCTCTTCAACCTCTGCAGAAAATGCAGGTAGATCTGATTTGTGTACAGCCTGGTAATGCAGAATTAAGTTTTGCTGTATTGTAAAGGCAGCAAAGCAACCCTGATGAACACATCGATAAGGTCTGTAGGGACTGTATCTTGTGGGAAACTCAAGAGATTGAGAAACTGGCTTCTTGcgttttctctcctccttttcttttttatgtctcctAACTTTCCGTCCTTTGGTTTGTACATTTGTGAGAGAATTTGTATTACATTGTTCTGAAGTAACGGTCATCACTTGTGAAGAACTTTCTGTTttatcaggactttttttttctagaagttgtttttctgggatcaCTGCTATATTACTGAGGGTATTTTCCTTCATTGTACCCAATTCTAAAGCAGGCtggaattcccttttattttcctctgtcaTAGCTAGCTGTCTTTTTACTTGTGTAATTCGTGGGGCTGACGAATTTTCACTCTGAGATTTTCTTCCATAaggcctttttatttttaactttaccaTTTCTTCTGTTGTAAAATGATGTACCAACTGACAGTGTGCCCGGAGATTCGAATTTCTCGTAAATGTCTTTGTACATGTAGGTACTACACATTTAAATGGAGCAAATTTCAACTGATTCTTCTTAATTTCAAGAATCATCTCCGGAGTGTACTGATGAATTTTACCATAGTGCTTAAACAGTGCATCTTTTGTCATAGCACTGTAATTACAGCCTTGGTTTTGACACACAAAGGGTTTATTAACTCTGTCATTAAACTGAATGTTGCTTATCATTTCAGAAACTGGCTGAACAAGTGTGACATTTGGAATTGGTTTAACAGGAGTGGGAGTCAGTGTCACTGACGTATTTATCAGTACACACTGGGGTGCTGGAGAGGACAGGtcgttttctaattttaatttctgtaagcCTTCTAAAATCTCCTGTACTTGATCCTCCTTATGTAATATTTCAGGCTGAGGAATGTTACTTTTTGTCGGCATGACACCTAtgaaggaagaaaactgagaagaaTCGGATAATTTGTTATTTTGTACAGTGTTTACTGAAGGAAGCTGAATGTTATAATTTATTTGAGCATTCTGCGATGTTTCACCAATACCCTGAGATCCACTTTTTACCTCAAGTATTTGAGAATTCATAGCACTTTTAATAATTTCAAGAGTCTTTTCAAAGTTTTGTATAACATTGTCTTCAGAAATCTGCAAATCAGAATTTATTGAAGGTGTGCATGAATTCAAAGCCATCATTTGGGAATcaccattttcagtttttaatgttAAGGGAGCTAACACTGTATGGGACTCAAGACtggttttaaagttttctttcacATCAGTTATAAACAACTGATTGTCAACATTATTTAATTTCTGTGTTAGATTTTCCACCAAACCCTGAGGTTCACAATTAGGAATTACAGTTGAATGAAGGTTAGTAGTTGGTATCTCAATCCTCTTTGCTATAAGTCCCATTGCCGTTAGGTCACTTGTTACCAAGTTTTGGGGAGCATTAGGGGCAATTAGTGGAGGAGcaactttctttcttctcttagaaGCActgtttccctttttatttaaatgactaGACCTTGTGTTCTGAGGACCACTTATAACGGAAACTCGTGAACTGTTACTGATAAAATTTTGTGATGGCCCACTAGAATTAGGGAATGAACTAGAGCACAGACCATTTTCAACAGTCTTCAGTAGTAAGTCATTTGCTGGAAAAACAGGCAAACTGTTGCATTCCTCAATGGAGGAAGTTTTGGAGTTTGGTGTCCTAGTCTGGTCTGTCAGCAGGGGGTTTGCATGGCATACAGTCTGCAGCAGGGGTGGCACAGGTGGATTTGGCATCACTGTTGCATTTACTGGTGCTGGGTCTGAGACACAACCTGGGGGAACATGAGAGAGCACATCGGCACCCTCAAATGTACTGGGAATGCCGGCAGTTTCCAAAGCCTGTTTAATAATTTCGCTTCCCTCTTGACTAACACTTGTATTAAAGTTAGTCACACCACTCCGAGGAAATGTATTTGGTAAAAATGCTGAGGAGCGATTTTCAGCAGCAAGAAGTTGCAGGAATGATGGATCTTTAAAACATGCTCCTGGACTGAAGGTAGGCTGCTGCGGCTGCTGCGAGTTTACTGCATTTGTGGAGAGAATCATACTGGCAAGAAGAGAAGGCTGCCCGTTACTCTGCAGAAGTTCTTGAGCAATTTCTGCCCCATCCAGTGGTTTACAGTAAGATCGCTTAGACAAGTGTCCACCCAGAGATCTGGGGTTAGTGAAAGCCCTGTAACACCTGCTGCAGATAAATTTCCCGTCTCTGATAATTGCCGGCCACTTAGCCCTTTTGTTGTGCttgggttttctttccttcccatttggGCCCTGCCCACggtcttttttcactttttccagTGCAGACTGTTGGGCACTGGTGCCACTGAAGTCATTTCCAACATTGACTTGTGAAGGAAAAATTGCATTCTCACCATTACCTCCCTTTAGAAAAGAGGAATTAGTGTTCCCTTCGATCTGTGAGGAAAaatgatttgtattattttccagCTGGGAAAAAACAGAATTAGTCCCACTATCTGCTGGTGAAGGGAAGAGAGACATTGAACTACTTTCTGCAGGTAACGGAAGGAAAGGATCTGAGCCACTGTCGATATTCAAAGGCAGAACTGTTTTGGTTAGATCTTCCATTTGTGCTGGCAAGGTAGTACTAGATAAATTTTCCATTTGGGAACATAACATACCACCACCTTGTTCATTTTTATCCTGAGAAGGTATATTTGGATTTATGACACTTTCCACTGAGGGCAAGAGTGGAGCTGACACATTTGCTAAATGAGCTGGGAAAATGGAAGGTGAGACATGCTGCAACTGATTAGAACAAGTAGGATTCCCATTGGCTTTGGTCTGTGGTGTAAAAAATGCATTATTAGAGCTGCTCACCTGTgatggcaaaaaataaacaaactttcCATTATTTGGTGTATTTAAGTTGTTAGCTTTCTGACCCCTTTTGCTTTTGCGTTGCATTTTGAATGCTGCATACTGGTCGGGGTGTGCTGTCTTCATGTGTTTCCCAATACTCTGTGAAGAGTTATAGGTTCGAGTACATCCCTCAACCTGGCAACTGAATTTCTGAACTGGTGCTTTTGGAGGCACTGATGGAGTTCCTAAAGAATTACTGAGGTTGGGCTGTGGTGGAACAAATGTGATACTTTCTAATGTCTTCAGAGGTAAATTATAAAGATTGGACGATGTTTTAACATTACCTCCACATTCAAACTTGGCAGTTGGTAAATTGTTTTGAAATCCTGCCTGATTTTGCACAGAAAAGGTCATCAGGTTGTTCACTTGTCTTTCTAAGTTTTGTGGAGTAAGGTCATCTATTTTGAGGGCTTCCGAATCTACTAAAGAATTCTGAGTAATCTGGGCTTCATTAAAACAAgcctgttcttttctctcttggaAACCTGTATGACACAAATCATTACAAGGATCTTCAACTGGTGTATGTAAGTTTGTGACCAGTGATTCACCAGTGCCTTGCACAGCTGAGTTTTCTTGCTTTCCAAAGTTATCCTCGATCCCCTGATTGAGGGATACCTTAATGGACACAGCTACCTCACTGGCCTGAAGCAGAGGAACAGGGGCAGGGTTTTCCAAACCATTTGGCAATGGTCCATCAGCTTGCTTGAGCTCTGAAGCAGAAATCTGGTCTTGTTTGGTCACAGGTGATTCTGCCTTGCTTTTATCCCAAGCACCACTTCTATCTGCTGGGAAGGTGTTTTCCATGTTATTTTCTGAAGGAAGCACAGATCCTTCTTTCTTAGTGTTCCCTTCTGCGTTCTGATTCACTCTGGAAGGCTGAACAGAATCTCCAGAAGAATTAAGTTGGTCTTCAGGAGGCAGCACTTTTTCAGGAGTACTGTGATCATCCAGATGCTTTTCTAGTTCACTCTGAGAACGATAAACTTTACCACAACCTGTGAACTTACAAGTATAGGTATTATAATGTTGTGCTTCATGATCATATAGTAAATAAGCTTCTGAAAAAATTCTGCCACATTTAGGAAACATGCACTTTGCTCTAAAGACTTGATGTTCCTTTCGGTGGGTTAAGAGCTCTGCGTAACTATTAAAACCGGCCTTACATTTCATTTGTATACAGATATATGGTTTACTGCCACAGTGCATTTGTAAGTGATCATTGAGATGAGTAACACTTACAAAATGCCGTCTACAGTACTGGCAAATAActtttttgctttgcatttcaaGAAAGCGCTTGGCATCTTCATTATCCTTATGTCCCTTTACATGagcaattaaatttttaaagtacttaaagCCCTTTTTACAAAAAGTTACAGGGCAATTGAATTCATTAACAGGTACTGGTTTCTGGACTGGGATCACCTCTGGCTCATAAGATTTGTCTTTGtcatcagtttcatcatctgaacCATCATTATCATTAAACACTATGAAGTCTGTTGAGTAGAGACTATTCTTCTTGATAGGCCGCTGTTCCTGCTTGGCCACAGCATTAGTCTTCTGATTCTCGTTGGTAGTTGTGATCTTAGGAGGCCTTCCCAACCTCCTTAATGGTTTCATAGCTGCTAGTCTCTCTTTACTAGATTGTTTAACATGCAATGTGACATGAGGGACAAAAGTTTCTTTAGAATTAAAGTTCTTTGCACATATGGGGCAACTGTAAATCCCATCTTTGTAATGTTTTTGAGCATGTCGTACTATTCGATGACCAAGGAATTCTTTGTCACATAGCACACAATACTGCATGTAGGCTTGCCAGTTCCTGAACCTAGCAGATATAAATCCCCTCTCTCTTAATTgttttatctctctctttttctgcttttcatcACAAATGTCTCTAAGAAGGCCAGAATTAGCACCAATTCCACCATTCATGGAAGTTTCTTTACTCTCTTCCTGATAGTCTGCTACTTTCTCATAAACCTCACTGTCATTTAGTTCATCTATTGAAGACACAATGGATGCTTCTTCTCCCATTAATGCAAGACATTGTCGTTTTAAGGTTTTCCAATCCCAGAATTCTGGATCAAAGGGCCACTGAGTTTTCAATACAAGTAAGAGCTCACAGCGTAGAGAATTTGGTATTGGAAGATTCTCTTCATCGTATTTCTGGTCTGGTTGGTTATACAACATTTCCACAGCATAATATGCATCTACCGTAGGCTCAATAAGAAATTCACTCAGTTGACAAGCACGTTTAACTTCCAGATCATCAGGCAACAAGCATGAAATGGTCTTGCAAATAGATATTTTCACTTCAGTATTTTCTGTAGATTCCAGGCGAAGAGCTTTTACACATAGTTCTATACAAGTGGCAAGTCCAGCCCCTTCAGTCTGTGAAAAAGCAAGTAAGAAATGTTATCTTAATTTACACTCATCAACAGATTTGTgaatttagtaattttaaaactgatGTTTGCTTTTCTCAAATTTTGCAATAGCCAATATATGCAGATACCCCCTTCCAAAGCAttgtagctgtgtgtgtgtgtgtgtctatgtgtgtaatGAGCTGTAGAGAATAGCAGAAAAAGCATAAACGTTGGGAGCTAAGACATGAGTATAAAATCATCTAACGGCTAGGCAAACTTGgacattatttaacttctctgacctTTCATATCACAATAtaaaagagagatgaaaacaacacaaacttcATGAAACTGCTGTGAGCATTAATAGATATTGTGTATCTAAAGTAGTTGGTATAGTTTAGTATTATGTCTGGCACACATTAAGTGATCAATAAATGTCATTAAATTTATCACAAATTTCATTTCCTAAGCTTATATTTACAATCCTTCTGAAACAAAACCCTTAGTCCAATTACAAAACTGAGAATGTCCCCATAATTCCTAACTCGTTAGTAATGAAAGGAGATTTTCACATTTAAGAGAATAAAGTTATCTGTTCCTTAATATTGGGAATTCTAGTTCTATCATAAATTTGAATGCCAAATCAGCTACCTCATGGCtggaccatcttttttttttttttaagattatttttgatgtggaccatttttaaagtctttattgaatttgttacaatatttcttctgttttgtgttttggttttttggctgtgaggcatgtgggatcttagctccctgaccagggatcgaacccacaccccctgcattggaaggcgaagtcttaaccactggaccaccagggaagttcctggacCATCTTAAGAATTAGGAGTAGCAGGAGACACaataaacttttttccttttgaattagCATCTTGAACTATTATTATAATATAGCAGTAATAAAGGTAAGACTCATGTGAAAGATACATGTAATGAAGAGATAAAAATGGGTTTTACAAGGCtaaaagagaacaaatatatgaaaaataagccagtcacaagatGTGGTCACATTCATGGGAATGAAATATGTGTGACGTAAGATCAAAGGGCAAGAAAGTCAAAAAAGGTCCAAGAAAGCTGAGAGGATCTGTATTTTTACAggttaagaaggaaataaaatattttactaaaacagAAGCTTAGATTTGTGGGCCAAAAGGAAAGTGAGTGAAAGAGGCTGAGATGCTAACTGGCCATCTTAATGTTATAAATACATTTGAAACCTTAAGAAACAAGGCTAACAAAACAAACTATGtcaaaatttttattcttctgagttttcatctttgtgtgtgtctgtttgaaaATTAAGTTTATAGGTAATATTCAGATCATAAACTGGTTATGTAACAACTGTTTTTTTTAAGAGTTGAGTTTGAATACACAATTTCCCATAAGTACAATGTGATTAAACAAGTAATTAGCCCATAAAAACCTACTTAATAATATCAGTTAATAAAAGTACTGATAGCACCAGCTTGAATTTATGAGTCACAGGAGCAGAAACCTAAGTGAAATCCATTCAGAGAAGGAATAGAGACTCATCCCCCTCTCTAGcactggcacacagcaggcaatCTTCTGAAAAATGCAAGGTTTTATCTTTGGTGTCTcccttttctattcctttcctcTGGCTGCCCAGTATCCTTGACCCAAAGCTACCCAAGGCTTACATGCTGATATTCCTTCCCCATGAACATCCCATTCAGCCCTTCCCTATCCACCCACAGCATCATGGCTTACCctgctttaaaattcttaaatggTTATTACCCATGTCTTTCAGAATTAAATATAAACTTCTTAGCATGGAATGAATACAAAAGGACCCTCACAGTCTGACCTATGCCTCATCTGGTCTAGCCTCATGTTTTATCTTTTCCCTATCCAAACAGCCTACACTCCAGGCAATGTGAACTGTAGTTCCCCAACTACGCCATTCTCTCATGTCTTGATACAACTTGTGATATTGTAATATACtgctaagaaatatatattttggtctcccccccccccccccagttcctACATGGCTCCTAAAacctttgtaatttcctaagtaatAACAGCTATTGGGGCATCTTTTGTTCCCAGCTTTTGAAATAGGTGAAATGAgtgttttttggttatttataATAAGGCCTTTTCAATCACACTGGAGTTTATTAATGAGATGATTTCTGAAAGCCCCTAGATAACCACAGGCTGGGGGTTGTCAGGGGAACCAACCTGTGATCAGAGGGTTGAAACTTTCagtccccctcccctccaaggaggagagagaggatggaGGCTGAATCTATTACCAATGGCCAAAGAAGCCTCCATAAAAGCCCATAAAGAAGTCGGTgcaggggctaccctggtggcgcagtggttgagagtccgcctgccgatgcaggggatgcgggttcgtgccccggtccgggaagatcccacatgccgcggagcagctgggcccgtgagccatggctgctgagcctgcgcgtctggagcctgtgctccgcaacgggaaaggccacaacagtgacaggcccgcgtaccgcgaaaaacaaaacaacaaaacaaaaacaaacaaacaaaaaagaactcgGTTCAGGGAGCTTCTGGGTTTGTGAACAAGTAGAGGTGGGGGAGAGTAGCTCACTCTctcccccataccttgccctgtaCATCTCTACCATCTGGCTTTTCCTGAGTTGAATCCTTTCAAAATACACCAGTAATCTAGCTGGTAAACTGTCTTCCTGAGTTCTTGTGAGCCACTCTAGTAAATTAATGAAATCTGACCAGAAAGTTGTggaaacctctgatttatagccagttggtcagaagcacaggtgacaccCTGGATTCAAGACTGGTAGCCGAtgttgggggaggagggcagtCTTAtaagactgagc
The sequence above is drawn from the Delphinus delphis chromosome 14, mDelDel1.2, whole genome shotgun sequence genome and encodes:
- the ZNF292 gene encoding zinc finger protein 292 isoform X1, yielding MADEEAEQERLSRGGGGCAAELQRLGERLQELERQLRESRVPAVEAATEYCQQLCQTLLEYAEKWKTSEDPLPLLEVYTVAIQSYVKARPYLTSECENVALVLERLALSCVDLLLCLPVELSDKQWEQFQTLVQVAHEKLMENGSCELHFLATLAQETGVWKNPVLCTILSQEPLDKDKVNEFLAFEGPILLDMRIKHLIKTDQLSQATALAKLCSDHPEIGTKGSFKQTYLVCLCTSSPNEKLIEEISEVDCKDALEMICNLESEGDEKNALVLCTAFLSRQLQQGDMYCAWELTLFWSKLQQRVEPSIQVYLERCRQLSLLTKTVYHIFFLIKVINSETEGAGLATCIELCVKALRLESTENTEVKISICKTISCLLPDDLEVKRACQLSEFLIEPTVDAYYAVEMLYNQPDQKYDEENLPIPNSLRCELLLVLKTQWPFDPEFWDWKTLKRQCLALMGEEASIVSSIDELNDSEVYEKVADYQEESKETSMNGGIGANSGLLRDICDEKQKKREIKQLRERGFISARFRNWQAYMQYCVLCDKEFLGHRIVRHAQKHYKDGIYSCPICAKNFNSKETFVPHVTLHVKQSSKERLAAMKPLRRLGRPPKITTTNENQKTNAVAKQEQRPIKKNSLYSTDFIVFNDNDGSDDETDDKDKSYEPEVIPVQKPVPVNEFNCPVTFCKKGFKYFKNLIAHVKGHKDNEDAKRFLEMQSKKVICQYCRRHFVSVTHLNDHLQMHCGSKPYICIQMKCKAGFNSYAELLTHRKEHQVFRAKCMFPKCGRIFSEAYLLYDHEAQHYNTYTCKFTGCGKVYRSQSELEKHLDDHSTPEKVLPPEDQLNSSGDSVQPSRVNQNAEGNTKKEGSVLPSENNMENTFPADRSGAWDKSKAESPVTKQDQISASELKQADGPLPNGLENPAPVPLLQASEVAVSIKVSLNQGIEDNFGKQENSAVQGTGESLVTNLHTPVEDPCNDLCHTGFQERKEQACFNEAQITQNSLVDSEALKIDDLTPQNLERQVNNLMTFSVQNQAGFQNNLPTAKFECGGNVKTSSNLYNLPLKTLESITFVPPQPNLSNSLGTPSVPPKAPVQKFSCQVEGCTRTYNSSQSIGKHMKTAHPDQYAAFKMQRKSKRGQKANNLNTPNNGKFVYFLPSQVSSSNNAFFTPQTKANGNPTCSNQLQHVSPSIFPAHLANVSAPLLPSVESVINPNIPSQDKNEQGGGMLCSQMENLSSTTLPAQMEDLTKTVLPLNIDSGSDPFLPLPAESSSMSLFPSPADSGTNSVFSQLENNTNHFSSQIEGNTNSSFLKGGNGENAIFPSQVNVGNDFSGTSAQQSALEKVKKDRGQGPNGKERKPKHNKRAKWPAIIRDGKFICSRCYRAFTNPRSLGGHLSKRSYCKPLDGAEIAQELLQSNGQPSLLASMILSTNAVNSQQPQQPTFSPGACFKDPSFLQLLAAENRSSAFLPNTFPRSGVTNFNTSVSQEGSEIIKQALETAGIPSTFEGADVLSHVPPGCVSDPAPVNATVMPNPPVPPLLQTVCHANPLLTDQTRTPNSKTSSIEECNSLPVFPANDLLLKTVENGLCSSSFPNSSGPSQNFISNSSRVSVISGPQNTRSSHLNKKGNSASKRRKKVAPPLIAPNAPQNLVTSDLTAMGLIAKRIEIPTTNLHSTVIPNCEPQGLVENLTQKLNNVDNQLFITDVKENFKTSLESHTVLAPLTLKTENGDSQMMALNSCTPSINSDLQISEDNVIQNFEKTLEIIKSAMNSQILEVKSGSQGIGETSQNAQINYNIQLPSVNTVQNNKLSDSSQFSSFIGVMPTKSNIPQPEILHKEDQVQEILEGLQKLKLENDLSSPAPQCVLINTSVTLTPTPVKPIPNVTLVQPVSEMISNIQFNDRVNKPFVCQNQGCNYSAMTKDALFKHYGKIHQYTPEMILEIKKNQLKFAPFKCVVPTCTKTFTRNSNLRAHCQLVHHFTTEEMVKLKIKRPYGRKSQSENSSAPRITQVKRQLAMTEENKREFQPALELGTMKENTLSNIAVIPEKQLLEKKSPDKTESSSQVMTVTSEQCNTNSLTNVQTKGRKVRRHKKEKEERKRKKPVSQSLEFPTRYSPYRPYRCVHQGCFAAFTIQQNLILHYQAVHKSDLPAFSAEVEEESEAGKDSEEIETKQTVKEFRCQVSDCSRIFQAITGLIQHYMKLHEMSPEEIESMTASVDVGKFPCDQSECKSSFTTYLNYVVHLEADHGIGARGSKTEEDGIYKCDCEGCDRIYATRSNLLRHIFNKHNDKHKAHLIRPRRLTPGQENISSKANQDKTKSKHRGTKYRSGREGTKMPKTKRKKKNNLENKTAKIVQIEENKPYSLKRGKHVYSIKARNDALSECTSRFVTQYPCMIKGCTSVVTSESNIIRHYKCHKLSKAFTSQHRNLLIVFKRCCNSQLKETSEQEVEKSDVKDSDTGISESSDNSRTTVVPQKEVEKNEKDEVDELTELFITKLINEDNTSVETQAQTSSNVSKDFQEDNPCQSEKQKASNLKRVNKEKNVSQNKKRKVEKAEPAPAVEFSSMHKEEETAVAIQTTEEHPASFDWSSFKPMGFEVSFLKFLEESAVKQKKNTDKDHPNSGNKKGSHSNARKNVDKTAVTSGNHICSCKESETFVQFANPSQLQCSDNVKIVLDKTLKNCTELVLKQLQEMKPTVSLKKLEVHSNDPDVSVMKEISMGKATGRGQN
- the ZNF292 gene encoding zinc finger protein 292 isoform X2 — protein: MICNLESEGDEKNALVLCTAFLSRQLQQGDMYCAWELTLFWSKLQQRVEPSIQVYLERCRQLSLLTKTVYHIFFLIKVINSETEGAGLATCIELCVKALRLESTENTEVKISICKTISCLLPDDLEVKRACQLSEFLIEPTVDAYYAVEMLYNQPDQKYDEENLPIPNSLRCELLLVLKTQWPFDPEFWDWKTLKRQCLALMGEEASIVSSIDELNDSEVYEKVADYQEESKETSMNGGIGANSGLLRDICDEKQKKREIKQLRERGFISARFRNWQAYMQYCVLCDKEFLGHRIVRHAQKHYKDGIYSCPICAKNFNSKETFVPHVTLHVKQSSKERLAAMKPLRRLGRPPKITTTNENQKTNAVAKQEQRPIKKNSLYSTDFIVFNDNDGSDDETDDKDKSYEPEVIPVQKPVPVNEFNCPVTFCKKGFKYFKNLIAHVKGHKDNEDAKRFLEMQSKKVICQYCRRHFVSVTHLNDHLQMHCGSKPYICIQMKCKAGFNSYAELLTHRKEHQVFRAKCMFPKCGRIFSEAYLLYDHEAQHYNTYTCKFTGCGKVYRSQSELEKHLDDHSTPEKVLPPEDQLNSSGDSVQPSRVNQNAEGNTKKEGSVLPSENNMENTFPADRSGAWDKSKAESPVTKQDQISASELKQADGPLPNGLENPAPVPLLQASEVAVSIKVSLNQGIEDNFGKQENSAVQGTGESLVTNLHTPVEDPCNDLCHTGFQERKEQACFNEAQITQNSLVDSEALKIDDLTPQNLERQVNNLMTFSVQNQAGFQNNLPTAKFECGGNVKTSSNLYNLPLKTLESITFVPPQPNLSNSLGTPSVPPKAPVQKFSCQVEGCTRTYNSSQSIGKHMKTAHPDQYAAFKMQRKSKRGQKANNLNTPNNGKFVYFLPSQVSSSNNAFFTPQTKANGNPTCSNQLQHVSPSIFPAHLANVSAPLLPSVESVINPNIPSQDKNEQGGGMLCSQMENLSSTTLPAQMEDLTKTVLPLNIDSGSDPFLPLPAESSSMSLFPSPADSGTNSVFSQLENNTNHFSSQIEGNTNSSFLKGGNGENAIFPSQVNVGNDFSGTSAQQSALEKVKKDRGQGPNGKERKPKHNKRAKWPAIIRDGKFICSRCYRAFTNPRSLGGHLSKRSYCKPLDGAEIAQELLQSNGQPSLLASMILSTNAVNSQQPQQPTFSPGACFKDPSFLQLLAAENRSSAFLPNTFPRSGVTNFNTSVSQEGSEIIKQALETAGIPSTFEGADVLSHVPPGCVSDPAPVNATVMPNPPVPPLLQTVCHANPLLTDQTRTPNSKTSSIEECNSLPVFPANDLLLKTVENGLCSSSFPNSSGPSQNFISNSSRVSVISGPQNTRSSHLNKKGNSASKRRKKVAPPLIAPNAPQNLVTSDLTAMGLIAKRIEIPTTNLHSTVIPNCEPQGLVENLTQKLNNVDNQLFITDVKENFKTSLESHTVLAPLTLKTENGDSQMMALNSCTPSINSDLQISEDNVIQNFEKTLEIIKSAMNSQILEVKSGSQGIGETSQNAQINYNIQLPSVNTVQNNKLSDSSQFSSFIGVMPTKSNIPQPEILHKEDQVQEILEGLQKLKLENDLSSPAPQCVLINTSVTLTPTPVKPIPNVTLVQPVSEMISNIQFNDRVNKPFVCQNQGCNYSAMTKDALFKHYGKIHQYTPEMILEIKKNQLKFAPFKCVVPTCTKTFTRNSNLRAHCQLVHHFTTEEMVKLKIKRPYGRKSQSENSSAPRITQVKRQLAMTEENKREFQPALELGTMKENTLSNIAVIPEKQLLEKKSPDKTESSSQVMTVTSEQCNTNSLTNVQTKGRKVRRHKKEKEERKRKKPVSQSLEFPTRYSPYRPYRCVHQGCFAAFTIQQNLILHYQAVHKSDLPAFSAEVEEESEAGKDSEEIETKQTVKEFRCQVSDCSRIFQAITGLIQHYMKLHEMSPEEIESMTASVDVGKFPCDQSECKSSFTTYLNYVVHLEADHGIGARGSKTEEDGIYKCDCEGCDRIYATRSNLLRHIFNKHNDKHKAHLIRPRRLTPGQENISSKANQDKTKSKHRGTKYRSGREGTKMPKTKRKKKNNLENKTAKIVQIEENKPYSLKRGKHVYSIKARNDALSECTSRFVTQYPCMIKGCTSVVTSESNIIRHYKCHKLSKAFTSQHRNLLIVFKRCCNSQLKETSEQEVEKSDVKDSDTGISESSDNSRTTVVPQKEVEKNEKDEVDELTELFITKLINEDNTSVETQAQTSSNVSKDFQEDNPCQSEKQKASNLKRVNKEKNVSQNKKRKVEKAEPAPAVEFSSMHKEEETAVAIQTTEEHPASFDWSSFKPMGFEVSFLKFLEESAVKQKKNTDKDHPNSGNKKGSHSNARKNVDKTAVTSGNHICSCKESETFVQFANPSQLQCSDNVKIVLDKTLKNCTELVLKQLQEMKPTVSLKKLEVHSNDPDVSVMKEISMGKATGRGQN